The genomic window CATTGCCGCACCAAGTGTCCGGCGCCAAGGTGCTGGAACAGATAGCAAACCAGATGCGCGCAAAAAAATTGCCGATGGTTGAGGATCTGCGCGACGAATCTGACCATGAAAACCCGACCCGTCTGGTCATCGTCCCGCGCTCTAATCGCGTTGACCTGACGCAGGTCATGAACCATCTGTTTGCCACTACCGATTTGGAACGCAGCTACCGAGTCAACATGAACATGATCGGGCTGGACGGCCGGCCGGCGGTAAAAAATCTGCATGAAATCTTGTCGGAATGGCTGGTTTATCGCCGTGATACCGTGCGCCGTCGCCTGAATTTCCGGCTGGAAAAAGTCCTGCGCCGGCTGCATATCCTGACCGGCCTTCTGGTGGCTTACCTCAACCTGGATGAGGTGATCCACATCATCCGTACCAAGGACGAGCCAAAACAGGTTCTGATGCAGCGCTTCGAGCTGAGCGAGACGCAGGCCGATGCCATCCTTGAGCTGAAACTTCGCCATTTGGCCAAACTGGAAGAAATGAAGCTGCGCGGCGAACAGGATGAGCTTGAGAAAGAGCGCGACAAAATCCAGGCGATCCTCGCCTCGGAACGCAAGCTGAGCAACCTGCTGAAAAAAGAAATCGAGGCGGACGACGCCGCTTACGGCGACGCGCGCCGCTCGCCCCTGATAGAGCGCGGCGAGGCGAAAGCGCTGAGCGAAAATGAGCTTATGCCGTCGGAGCCGGTGACGGTGATCCTCTCGACCATGGGCTGGGTGCGCAGCGCCAAGGGCCACGATATTGATCCGAGCGGGCTCGGTTACCGATCCGGCGATAATTATCTGTCGTCGGTGCGTGGCAAGAGCAATCAGCCGGTGGTATTCATTGATTCCACCGGACGCAGCTACGCGCTGGAACCGGCCTGCCTGCCTTCGGCGCGCGGCCAGGGCGAGCCGCTGACCGGTAAGCTGACGTTACCGCCGGGCGCGGCGGTTGAGCAGATGCTCACCGGCGCCGACGAGCGAAAACTGTTGATGGCCTCCGATGCCGGCTACGGCTTTGTGTGCAGTTTCAGCGATCTGGTAGCGCGCAATCGCGCCGGTAAGGCGCTGTTGACCTTACCGGAAAACGCCAAAGTCATGCCGCCGTTGTGGCTAAACGGCGCGGCCGATAAGCTATTGGCGTTAACCGAAGCTGGTCGCCTGCTGATGTTCCCGGTCGACGATCTGCCGCAGCTGTCGAAAGGTAAAGGCAATAAAATCATCTCCATCCCCTCCGCGGATGCGGCGGCGGGCAAAGATCGTCTTGCCGGCCTGTATCTCCTGTCAACCAAAGCTTCTGTGACGTTCTACGTCGGCAAACGCAAGCTGACTCTGCGACCGGAAGATTTGCAGAAATTCAGCGCCGAGCGCGGGCGTAAGGGGACGCTGTTGCCGCGCGGACTGCAACATATCGACCGGGTGGAAATCACCGATCCTCTGGCCGGCGTCGGCGACGAGGAAACGGCCTGATAGGCACACCGACCGGGCGACGTCCGGTCGGTTTCTCTAGGCGAATAGGTGATGATCTTCTCTGTTTTCAACCGCCACCCGGACACGGGGGGAATAACCGTGTATTTTGTTAGGAAGCCGGTATACTAGCGACGGCTGAAGGTTAAGAGGTAACTATGCTCGCTATTGTTCGCACCATTCTGGTGATGCTGTTGTCGATATTGATCTGCGTTTTTGGCTTGATTTATTGCTTGTTCAGCCCGCGAGACCCTCGTCATGTTGCTACCTTTGGCCGCTGGTTCGGCCGTATGTCGCCTCTGTTTGGCATTCGGGTGGAAGTCCGTCGTCCTGAAGGCGTGACGCTGCCGCAAAATTGCATTTATATCGCCAATCATCAGAACAATTACGATATGGTCACCGCCGCGTACGTGGTGCAGCCCCGCACTGTCACGGTGGGAAAAAAAAGCCTGCTGTGGATACCGTTATTCGGACCGCTTTACTGGCTCACCGGTAATCTGCTTATCGATCGCGATAACAGCGCCCGCGCCCACAACACGCTTACCGAAATCGTGCAGAGCATTAAAAAGCGCAATATTTCCATCTGGATGTTTCCGGAAGGCACCCGCAGCCGCGGTCGCGGTTTGCTCCCGTTCAAAACCGGGGCATTTTATACCGCCATTGCCGCTGGAGTTCCTATTGTGCCGATTTGTGT from Sodalis glossinidius str. 'morsitans' includes these protein-coding regions:
- the parC gene encoding DNA topoisomerase IV subunit A, with amino-acid sequence MSELTHDGAERLALHKFTENAYLNYSMYVIMDRALPFIGDGLKPVQRRIVYAMSELGLNANAKYKKSARTVGDVLGKYHPHGDSACYEAMVLMAQPFSYRYPMVDGQGNWGAPDDPKSFAAMRYTESRLSRYAEVLLGELGQGTVDYVPNFDGTLDEPKMLPARLPNVLLNGTTGIAVGMATDIPPHNVNEVAAAAIALLGNPAATLEQLLEHVKGPDFPTEAEIITPQDDLRKIYHTGRGSVRMRALWTVEDGEAVISALPHQVSGAKVLEQIANQMRAKKLPMVEDLRDESDHENPTRLVIVPRSNRVDLTQVMNHLFATTDLERSYRVNMNMIGLDGRPAVKNLHEILSEWLVYRRDTVRRRLNFRLEKVLRRLHILTGLLVAYLNLDEVIHIIRTKDEPKQVLMQRFELSETQADAILELKLRHLAKLEEMKLRGEQDELEKERDKIQAILASERKLSNLLKKEIEADDAAYGDARRSPLIERGEAKALSENELMPSEPVTVILSTMGWVRSAKGHDIDPSGLGYRSGDNYLSSVRGKSNQPVVFIDSTGRSYALEPACLPSARGQGEPLTGKLTLPPGAAVEQMLTGADERKLLMASDAGYGFVCSFSDLVARNRAGKALLTLPENAKVMPPLWLNGAADKLLALTEAGRLLMFPVDDLPQLSKGKGNKIISIPSADAAAGKDRLAGLYLLSTKASVTFYVGKRKLTLRPEDLQKFSAERGRKGTLLPRGLQHIDRVEITDPLAGVGDEETA
- a CDS encoding 1-acylglycerol-3-phosphate O-acyltransferase, whose translation is MLAIVRTILVMLLSILICVFGLIYCLFSPRDPRHVATFGRWFGRMSPLFGIRVEVRRPEGVTLPQNCIYIANHQNNYDMVTAAYVVQPRTVTVGKKSLLWIPLFGPLYWLTGNLLIDRDNSARAHNTLTEIVQSIKKRNISIWMFPEGTRSRGRGLLPFKTGAFYTAIAAGVPIVPICVSNTSNKIKLNRWSNGLVIIEILPPVETSGYSREQVRALTRHCRDVMKNKLDELNAEVARWESLER